Proteins encoded within one genomic window of Macrotis lagotis isolate mMagLag1 chromosome 3, bilby.v1.9.chrom.fasta, whole genome shotgun sequence:
- the RAB3IL1 gene encoding guanine nucleotide exchange factor for Rab-3A isoform X2, translating to MEFPEDCHRCPARAAAPGTCPLLFAVSTGTVHYVPRLDVGAEKILGVSLDPVPRLDPALEDPDQMDSQPQPEEGGQPSPVTSSWKTPTSCKGRRDSQPLEPPCGEGGRGEEAHPANPLDVSRLRSSSVEIREKGSEFLKEELRKAQKELKLKDEECERLSKVREQLERELEELTASLFEEAHKMVREANTKQAASEKQLMEARGKIDMLQAEVTALKALVITSTPSSPNRELHPQLLSPSKAVFRKGHARNKSSGSSLCPAVCPATGRSISFEPVGHECKEPEVPTLLSLLLCIVPGKAIHITYEPGWQTLASESPSFSSSSSSSSSSSFSSSWQVDTILFAEFQAWKEAPTLDKSCPFLDRIYREDVVPCLNFTKQELSELVRAAVEENTLTIEPVASQALPVVKVSAIECGGPKKCALSGLSRTCRHRIRLGDSEHYYYISPSCRARITAVCNFFTYIRYIQQGLVRQDVELIFWEIMRLRKEMSLAKLGFYPNEV from the exons ATGGAGTTCCCAGAGGATTGCCACCGGTGCCCAGCCAGGGCTGCTGCCCCGGGAACCTGCCCACTGCTCTTTGCTGTGAGCACTGGGACAGTCCACTATGTCCCAAGGCTGGATGTGGGAGCAGAGAAGATATTGGGAGTCTCCCTGGACCCTGTCCCAAGGCTGGATCCAGCCCTGGAGGACCCTGACCAGATGGACAG TCAACCCCAACCAGAAGAAGGGGGGCAACCATCCCCTGTGACAAGCTCCTGGAAAACCCCAACCTCCTGCAAAGGAAGGAGGGACTCCCAGCCGCTGGAGCCTCCCTGCGGGGAGGGCGGCCGAGGCGAGGAGGCCCACCCAGCCAACCCGCTGGACGTCTCCCGCCTGCGCAGCTCCTCGGTGGAGATCCGGGAGAAAGGCTCCGAGTTCCTGAAGGAAGAGCTTCGGAAGGCTCAGAAG GAGCTGAAGCTGAAGGATGAGGAGTGTGAGAGGTTGTCCAAGGTCCGGGAGCAACTGGAGCGGGAATTGGAGGAGCTGACCGCCAGTCTGTTTGAG GAAGCCCACAAGATGGTCAGAGAGGCCAACACGAAACAGGCAGCATCAGAAAAGCAGCTGATGGAGGCCCGAGGGAAG ATCGACATGCTGCAAGCGGAAGTCACGGCTCTGAAGGCCCTGGTGATCACATCCACGCCATCCTCGCCCAACCGTGAGTTACACCCCCAGCTCCTGAGCCCATCCAAGGCCGTCTTCCGGAAGGGACACGCTCGCAACAAAAGCTCCGGCAGCAGTCTCTGCCCAGCCGTCTGCCCGGCCACCGGACGCAGCATCTCCTTTGAGCCCGTCGGTCATGAGTGCAAAGAG CCTGAGGTGCCCACCCTCCTCTCCTTACTCCTCTGTATCGTCCCTGGGAAAGCCATCCACATCACTTATGAGCCGGGCTGGCAGACCCTGGCCTCGGagtctccttccttctcctcctcctcctcctcctcttcctcctcctccttctcctcctcttggCAG GTGGACACCATCCTGTTTGCTGAGTTCCAGGCCTGGAAGGAGGCCCCCACGCTGGACAAGAGTTGCCCGTTCCTGGACAGAATCTACCGGGAGGATGTGGTCCCTTGCTTGAACTTCACCAAGCAAGAG CTTTCAGAGCTGGTTCGGGCAGCTGTGGAGGAAAACACCCTGACCATCGAGCCCGTGGCCTCTCAGGCCCTCCCTGTGGTGAAGGTGTCTGCAATCGAGTGTGGTGGGCCCAA GAAGTGCGCCCTCAGCGGCTTGTCTCGGACTTGCCGACACCGCATCAGGTTGGGAGATTCTGAGCATTATTACTACATCTCTCCATCCTGCAGGGCCAGA ATCACGGCCGTGTGTAACTTCTTCACCTACATTCGCTACATCCAGCAGGGCTTGGTGCGGCAGGATG
- the RAB3IL1 gene encoding guanine nucleotide exchange factor for Rab-3A isoform X6, translated as MSQPQPEEGGQPSPVTSSWKTPTSCKGRRDSQPLEPPCGEGGRGEEAHPANPLDVSRLRSSSVEIREKGSEFLKEELRKAQKELKLKDEECERLSKVREQLERELEELTASLFEEAHKMVREANTKQAASEKQLMEARGKIDMLQAEVTALKALVITSTPSSPNRELHPQLLSPSKAVFRKGHARNKSSGSSLCPAVCPATGRSISFEPVGHECKEPEVPTLLSLLLCIVPGKAIHITYEPGWQTLASESPSFSSSSSSSSSSSFSSSWQVDTILFAEFQAWKEAPTLDKSCPFLDRIYREDVVPCLNFTKQELSELVRAAVEENTLTIEPVASQALPVVKVSAIECGGPNGFRAQIMTKCALSGLSRTCRHRIRLGDSEHYYYISPSCRARITAVCNFFTYIRYIQQGLVRQDVELIFWEIMRLRKEMSLAKLGFYPNEV; from the exons ATGAG TCAACCCCAACCAGAAGAAGGGGGGCAACCATCCCCTGTGACAAGCTCCTGGAAAACCCCAACCTCCTGCAAAGGAAGGAGGGACTCCCAGCCGCTGGAGCCTCCCTGCGGGGAGGGCGGCCGAGGCGAGGAGGCCCACCCAGCCAACCCGCTGGACGTCTCCCGCCTGCGCAGCTCCTCGGTGGAGATCCGGGAGAAAGGCTCCGAGTTCCTGAAGGAAGAGCTTCGGAAGGCTCAGAAG GAGCTGAAGCTGAAGGATGAGGAGTGTGAGAGGTTGTCCAAGGTCCGGGAGCAACTGGAGCGGGAATTGGAGGAGCTGACCGCCAGTCTGTTTGAG GAAGCCCACAAGATGGTCAGAGAGGCCAACACGAAACAGGCAGCATCAGAAAAGCAGCTGATGGAGGCCCGAGGGAAG ATCGACATGCTGCAAGCGGAAGTCACGGCTCTGAAGGCCCTGGTGATCACATCCACGCCATCCTCGCCCAACCGTGAGTTACACCCCCAGCTCCTGAGCCCATCCAAGGCCGTCTTCCGGAAGGGACACGCTCGCAACAAAAGCTCCGGCAGCAGTCTCTGCCCAGCCGTCTGCCCGGCCACCGGACGCAGCATCTCCTTTGAGCCCGTCGGTCATGAGTGCAAAGAG CCTGAGGTGCCCACCCTCCTCTCCTTACTCCTCTGTATCGTCCCTGGGAAAGCCATCCACATCACTTATGAGCCGGGCTGGCAGACCCTGGCCTCGGagtctccttccttctcctcctcctcctcctcctcttcctcctcctccttctcctcctcttggCAG GTGGACACCATCCTGTTTGCTGAGTTCCAGGCCTGGAAGGAGGCCCCCACGCTGGACAAGAGTTGCCCGTTCCTGGACAGAATCTACCGGGAGGATGTGGTCCCTTGCTTGAACTTCACCAAGCAAGAG CTTTCAGAGCTGGTTCGGGCAGCTGTGGAGGAAAACACCCTGACCATCGAGCCCGTGGCCTCTCAGGCCCTCCCTGTGGTGAAGGTGTCTGCAATCGAGTGTGGTGGGCCCAA TGGCTTCCGGGCCCAGATCATGAC GAAGTGCGCCCTCAGCGGCTTGTCTCGGACTTGCCGACACCGCATCAGGTTGGGAGATTCTGAGCATTATTACTACATCTCTCCATCCTGCAGGGCCAGA ATCACGGCCGTGTGTAACTTCTTCACCTACATTCGCTACATCCAGCAGGGCTTGGTGCGGCAGGATG
- the RAB3IL1 gene encoding guanine nucleotide exchange factor for Rab-3A isoform X1 encodes MEFPEDCHRCPARAAAPGTCPLLFAVSTGTVHYVPRLDVGAEKILGVSLDPVPRLDPALEDPDQMDSQPQPEEGGQPSPVTSSWKTPTSCKGRRDSQPLEPPCGEGGRGEEAHPANPLDVSRLRSSSVEIREKGSEFLKEELRKAQKELKLKDEECERLSKVREQLERELEELTASLFEEAHKMVREANTKQAASEKQLMEARGKIDMLQAEVTALKALVITSTPSSPNRELHPQLLSPSKAVFRKGHARNKSSGSSLCPAVCPATGRSISFEPVGHECKEPEVPTLLSLLLCIVPGKAIHITYEPGWQTLASESPSFSSSSSSSSSSSFSSSWQVDTILFAEFQAWKEAPTLDKSCPFLDRIYREDVVPCLNFTKQELSELVRAAVEENTLTIEPVASQALPVVKVSAIECGGPNGFRAQIMTKCALSGLSRTCRHRIRLGDSEHYYYISPSCRARITAVCNFFTYIRYIQQGLVRQDVELIFWEIMRLRKEMSLAKLGFYPNEV; translated from the exons ATGGAGTTCCCAGAGGATTGCCACCGGTGCCCAGCCAGGGCTGCTGCCCCGGGAACCTGCCCACTGCTCTTTGCTGTGAGCACTGGGACAGTCCACTATGTCCCAAGGCTGGATGTGGGAGCAGAGAAGATATTGGGAGTCTCCCTGGACCCTGTCCCAAGGCTGGATCCAGCCCTGGAGGACCCTGACCAGATGGACAG TCAACCCCAACCAGAAGAAGGGGGGCAACCATCCCCTGTGACAAGCTCCTGGAAAACCCCAACCTCCTGCAAAGGAAGGAGGGACTCCCAGCCGCTGGAGCCTCCCTGCGGGGAGGGCGGCCGAGGCGAGGAGGCCCACCCAGCCAACCCGCTGGACGTCTCCCGCCTGCGCAGCTCCTCGGTGGAGATCCGGGAGAAAGGCTCCGAGTTCCTGAAGGAAGAGCTTCGGAAGGCTCAGAAG GAGCTGAAGCTGAAGGATGAGGAGTGTGAGAGGTTGTCCAAGGTCCGGGAGCAACTGGAGCGGGAATTGGAGGAGCTGACCGCCAGTCTGTTTGAG GAAGCCCACAAGATGGTCAGAGAGGCCAACACGAAACAGGCAGCATCAGAAAAGCAGCTGATGGAGGCCCGAGGGAAG ATCGACATGCTGCAAGCGGAAGTCACGGCTCTGAAGGCCCTGGTGATCACATCCACGCCATCCTCGCCCAACCGTGAGTTACACCCCCAGCTCCTGAGCCCATCCAAGGCCGTCTTCCGGAAGGGACACGCTCGCAACAAAAGCTCCGGCAGCAGTCTCTGCCCAGCCGTCTGCCCGGCCACCGGACGCAGCATCTCCTTTGAGCCCGTCGGTCATGAGTGCAAAGAG CCTGAGGTGCCCACCCTCCTCTCCTTACTCCTCTGTATCGTCCCTGGGAAAGCCATCCACATCACTTATGAGCCGGGCTGGCAGACCCTGGCCTCGGagtctccttccttctcctcctcctcctcctcctcttcctcctcctccttctcctcctcttggCAG GTGGACACCATCCTGTTTGCTGAGTTCCAGGCCTGGAAGGAGGCCCCCACGCTGGACAAGAGTTGCCCGTTCCTGGACAGAATCTACCGGGAGGATGTGGTCCCTTGCTTGAACTTCACCAAGCAAGAG CTTTCAGAGCTGGTTCGGGCAGCTGTGGAGGAAAACACCCTGACCATCGAGCCCGTGGCCTCTCAGGCCCTCCCTGTGGTGAAGGTGTCTGCAATCGAGTGTGGTGGGCCCAA TGGCTTCCGGGCCCAGATCATGAC GAAGTGCGCCCTCAGCGGCTTGTCTCGGACTTGCCGACACCGCATCAGGTTGGGAGATTCTGAGCATTATTACTACATCTCTCCATCCTGCAGGGCCAGA ATCACGGCCGTGTGTAACTTCTTCACCTACATTCGCTACATCCAGCAGGGCTTGGTGCGGCAGGATG
- the RAB3IL1 gene encoding guanine nucleotide exchange factor for Rab-3A isoform X4, with translation MDTAQLRPACQPQPEEGGQPSPVTSSWKTPTSCKGRRDSQPLEPPCGEGGRGEEAHPANPLDVSRLRSSSVEIREKGSEFLKEELRKAQKELKLKDEECERLSKVREQLERELEELTASLFEEAHKMVREANTKQAASEKQLMEARGKIDMLQAEVTALKALVITSTPSSPNRELHPQLLSPSKAVFRKGHARNKSSGSSLCPAVCPATGRSISFEPVGHECKEPEVPTLLSLLLCIVPGKAIHITYEPGWQTLASESPSFSSSSSSSSSSSFSSSWQVDTILFAEFQAWKEAPTLDKSCPFLDRIYREDVVPCLNFTKQELSELVRAAVEENTLTIEPVASQALPVVKVSAIECGGPNGFRAQIMTKCALSGLSRTCRHRIRLGDSEHYYYISPSCRARITAVCNFFTYIRYIQQGLVRQDVELIFWEIMRLRKEMSLAKLGFYPNEV, from the exons TCAACCCCAACCAGAAGAAGGGGGGCAACCATCCCCTGTGACAAGCTCCTGGAAAACCCCAACCTCCTGCAAAGGAAGGAGGGACTCCCAGCCGCTGGAGCCTCCCTGCGGGGAGGGCGGCCGAGGCGAGGAGGCCCACCCAGCCAACCCGCTGGACGTCTCCCGCCTGCGCAGCTCCTCGGTGGAGATCCGGGAGAAAGGCTCCGAGTTCCTGAAGGAAGAGCTTCGGAAGGCTCAGAAG GAGCTGAAGCTGAAGGATGAGGAGTGTGAGAGGTTGTCCAAGGTCCGGGAGCAACTGGAGCGGGAATTGGAGGAGCTGACCGCCAGTCTGTTTGAG GAAGCCCACAAGATGGTCAGAGAGGCCAACACGAAACAGGCAGCATCAGAAAAGCAGCTGATGGAGGCCCGAGGGAAG ATCGACATGCTGCAAGCGGAAGTCACGGCTCTGAAGGCCCTGGTGATCACATCCACGCCATCCTCGCCCAACCGTGAGTTACACCCCCAGCTCCTGAGCCCATCCAAGGCCGTCTTCCGGAAGGGACACGCTCGCAACAAAAGCTCCGGCAGCAGTCTCTGCCCAGCCGTCTGCCCGGCCACCGGACGCAGCATCTCCTTTGAGCCCGTCGGTCATGAGTGCAAAGAG CCTGAGGTGCCCACCCTCCTCTCCTTACTCCTCTGTATCGTCCCTGGGAAAGCCATCCACATCACTTATGAGCCGGGCTGGCAGACCCTGGCCTCGGagtctccttccttctcctcctcctcctcctcctcttcctcctcctccttctcctcctcttggCAG GTGGACACCATCCTGTTTGCTGAGTTCCAGGCCTGGAAGGAGGCCCCCACGCTGGACAAGAGTTGCCCGTTCCTGGACAGAATCTACCGGGAGGATGTGGTCCCTTGCTTGAACTTCACCAAGCAAGAG CTTTCAGAGCTGGTTCGGGCAGCTGTGGAGGAAAACACCCTGACCATCGAGCCCGTGGCCTCTCAGGCCCTCCCTGTGGTGAAGGTGTCTGCAATCGAGTGTGGTGGGCCCAA TGGCTTCCGGGCCCAGATCATGAC GAAGTGCGCCCTCAGCGGCTTGTCTCGGACTTGCCGACACCGCATCAGGTTGGGAGATTCTGAGCATTATTACTACATCTCTCCATCCTGCAGGGCCAGA ATCACGGCCGTGTGTAACTTCTTCACCTACATTCGCTACATCCAGCAGGGCTTGGTGCGGCAGGATG
- the RAB3IL1 gene encoding guanine nucleotide exchange factor for Rab-3A isoform X5: MEFPEDCHRCPARAAAPGTCPLLFAVSTGTVHYVPRLDVGAEKILGVSLDPVPRLDPALEDPDQMDSQPQPEEGGQPSPVTSSWKTPTSCKGRRDSQPLEPPCGEGGRGEEAHPANPLDVSRLRSSSVEIREKGSEFLKEELRKAQKELKLKDEECERLSKVREQLERELEELTASLFEEAHKMVREANTKQAASEKQLMEARGKIDMLQAEVTALKALVITSTPSSPNRELHPQLLSPSKAVFRKGHARNKSSGSSLCPAVCPATGRSISFEPVGHECKEVDTILFAEFQAWKEAPTLDKSCPFLDRIYREDVVPCLNFTKQELSELVRAAVEENTLTIEPVASQALPVVKVSAIECGGPKKCALSGLSRTCRHRIRLGDSEHYYYISPSCRARITAVCNFFTYIRYIQQGLVRQDVELIFWEIMRLRKEMSLAKLGFYPNEV, from the exons ATGGAGTTCCCAGAGGATTGCCACCGGTGCCCAGCCAGGGCTGCTGCCCCGGGAACCTGCCCACTGCTCTTTGCTGTGAGCACTGGGACAGTCCACTATGTCCCAAGGCTGGATGTGGGAGCAGAGAAGATATTGGGAGTCTCCCTGGACCCTGTCCCAAGGCTGGATCCAGCCCTGGAGGACCCTGACCAGATGGACAG TCAACCCCAACCAGAAGAAGGGGGGCAACCATCCCCTGTGACAAGCTCCTGGAAAACCCCAACCTCCTGCAAAGGAAGGAGGGACTCCCAGCCGCTGGAGCCTCCCTGCGGGGAGGGCGGCCGAGGCGAGGAGGCCCACCCAGCCAACCCGCTGGACGTCTCCCGCCTGCGCAGCTCCTCGGTGGAGATCCGGGAGAAAGGCTCCGAGTTCCTGAAGGAAGAGCTTCGGAAGGCTCAGAAG GAGCTGAAGCTGAAGGATGAGGAGTGTGAGAGGTTGTCCAAGGTCCGGGAGCAACTGGAGCGGGAATTGGAGGAGCTGACCGCCAGTCTGTTTGAG GAAGCCCACAAGATGGTCAGAGAGGCCAACACGAAACAGGCAGCATCAGAAAAGCAGCTGATGGAGGCCCGAGGGAAG ATCGACATGCTGCAAGCGGAAGTCACGGCTCTGAAGGCCCTGGTGATCACATCCACGCCATCCTCGCCCAACCGTGAGTTACACCCCCAGCTCCTGAGCCCATCCAAGGCCGTCTTCCGGAAGGGACACGCTCGCAACAAAAGCTCCGGCAGCAGTCTCTGCCCAGCCGTCTGCCCGGCCACCGGACGCAGCATCTCCTTTGAGCCCGTCGGTCATGAGTGCAAAGAG GTGGACACCATCCTGTTTGCTGAGTTCCAGGCCTGGAAGGAGGCCCCCACGCTGGACAAGAGTTGCCCGTTCCTGGACAGAATCTACCGGGAGGATGTGGTCCCTTGCTTGAACTTCACCAAGCAAGAG CTTTCAGAGCTGGTTCGGGCAGCTGTGGAGGAAAACACCCTGACCATCGAGCCCGTGGCCTCTCAGGCCCTCCCTGTGGTGAAGGTGTCTGCAATCGAGTGTGGTGGGCCCAA GAAGTGCGCCCTCAGCGGCTTGTCTCGGACTTGCCGACACCGCATCAGGTTGGGAGATTCTGAGCATTATTACTACATCTCTCCATCCTGCAGGGCCAGA ATCACGGCCGTGTGTAACTTCTTCACCTACATTCGCTACATCCAGCAGGGCTTGGTGCGGCAGGATG
- the RAB3IL1 gene encoding guanine nucleotide exchange factor for Rab-3A isoform X3 encodes MEFPEDCHRCPARAAAPGTCPLLFAVSTGTVHYVPRLDVGAEKILGVSLDPVPRLDPALEDPDQMDSQPQPEEGGQPSPVTSSWKTPTSCKGRRDSQPLEPPCGEGGRGEEAHPANPLDVSRLRSSSVEIREKGSEFLKEELRKAQKELKLKDEECERLSKVREQLERELEELTASLFEEAHKMVREANTKQAASEKQLMEARGKIDMLQAEVTALKALVITSTPSSPNRELHPQLLSPSKAVFRKGHARNKSSGSSLCPAVCPATGRSISFEPVGHECKEVDTILFAEFQAWKEAPTLDKSCPFLDRIYREDVVPCLNFTKQELSELVRAAVEENTLTIEPVASQALPVVKVSAIECGGPNGFRAQIMTKCALSGLSRTCRHRIRLGDSEHYYYISPSCRARITAVCNFFTYIRYIQQGLVRQDVELIFWEIMRLRKEMSLAKLGFYPNEV; translated from the exons ATGGAGTTCCCAGAGGATTGCCACCGGTGCCCAGCCAGGGCTGCTGCCCCGGGAACCTGCCCACTGCTCTTTGCTGTGAGCACTGGGACAGTCCACTATGTCCCAAGGCTGGATGTGGGAGCAGAGAAGATATTGGGAGTCTCCCTGGACCCTGTCCCAAGGCTGGATCCAGCCCTGGAGGACCCTGACCAGATGGACAG TCAACCCCAACCAGAAGAAGGGGGGCAACCATCCCCTGTGACAAGCTCCTGGAAAACCCCAACCTCCTGCAAAGGAAGGAGGGACTCCCAGCCGCTGGAGCCTCCCTGCGGGGAGGGCGGCCGAGGCGAGGAGGCCCACCCAGCCAACCCGCTGGACGTCTCCCGCCTGCGCAGCTCCTCGGTGGAGATCCGGGAGAAAGGCTCCGAGTTCCTGAAGGAAGAGCTTCGGAAGGCTCAGAAG GAGCTGAAGCTGAAGGATGAGGAGTGTGAGAGGTTGTCCAAGGTCCGGGAGCAACTGGAGCGGGAATTGGAGGAGCTGACCGCCAGTCTGTTTGAG GAAGCCCACAAGATGGTCAGAGAGGCCAACACGAAACAGGCAGCATCAGAAAAGCAGCTGATGGAGGCCCGAGGGAAG ATCGACATGCTGCAAGCGGAAGTCACGGCTCTGAAGGCCCTGGTGATCACATCCACGCCATCCTCGCCCAACCGTGAGTTACACCCCCAGCTCCTGAGCCCATCCAAGGCCGTCTTCCGGAAGGGACACGCTCGCAACAAAAGCTCCGGCAGCAGTCTCTGCCCAGCCGTCTGCCCGGCCACCGGACGCAGCATCTCCTTTGAGCCCGTCGGTCATGAGTGCAAAGAG GTGGACACCATCCTGTTTGCTGAGTTCCAGGCCTGGAAGGAGGCCCCCACGCTGGACAAGAGTTGCCCGTTCCTGGACAGAATCTACCGGGAGGATGTGGTCCCTTGCTTGAACTTCACCAAGCAAGAG CTTTCAGAGCTGGTTCGGGCAGCTGTGGAGGAAAACACCCTGACCATCGAGCCCGTGGCCTCTCAGGCCCTCCCTGTGGTGAAGGTGTCTGCAATCGAGTGTGGTGGGCCCAA TGGCTTCCGGGCCCAGATCATGAC GAAGTGCGCCCTCAGCGGCTTGTCTCGGACTTGCCGACACCGCATCAGGTTGGGAGATTCTGAGCATTATTACTACATCTCTCCATCCTGCAGGGCCAGA ATCACGGCCGTGTGTAACTTCTTCACCTACATTCGCTACATCCAGCAGGGCTTGGTGCGGCAGGATG